One stretch of Schlesneria sp. DSM 10557 DNA includes these proteins:
- a CDS encoding secretin N-terminal domain-containing protein has product MATSSTLLKVVEDVIKALDTNVDAAGNALGKSENPTFVKSYTVRGGDSSSVAQTLNNIMPGIVIGEDSRSGKVHILGTKEEHAAVERHIKEFSGEASGSVAVINLKKLDPAQVANSLRNLFLNDAARPPSIEHDASGRRIMVRGTADQLMQVKDLLRGMGETLDFEEEEDSAKGADRGNLRHLNLRNHDPAEILNMVQRSWGAAGRSPIRVVVPSQPSPIRDRRVPGSPPFFRDEEAFDQPMPRRPPRDTGRSTEAPPQKLVPQHPLERSEAVPGKAQEPAPRQRVRPATTQLIPRPTASQNEVRVVPAAQVVHKTTATQVASADEEEAPIEDSTTAAPDEGDGEDMAPADEEGEPDSDVRGRGRSRRQPPNPRDIRDHQSEFGEPDEPVGVTVLGNELILTGPDSQTLDELEELITALVDGTPARPRWTVFYLKTADATETAQMIERLFPQSSVSSPAPTNDFFGGFGGGLSRFGSGMLNATGLGQTLGGSQNLRIITDVRSNALFVTGPPDVIQDVESMLELLDASELPQSLRDRLPRSIPVEYADIDEVAEMIESVFKDSMTSEQPQQQGGPGFNPFMAMMGGGNRNATAGRKPQGPELSLGVDRRTSHLIVSCNDSMFRRVEALVQATDERAKEARRTVRVVPLKTADPMVVQSTLTSLMPKVNVSATRTRPTSSGNGAPPAPDADMMRRMGSQGGGRQFGGRQSGGGNPFGGGPFPGGGPQGGGFPGGGPGGGFQGGRGGGPGGFQGGRGGGNFGGGGGGNFGGGGGNTGGRGRGR; this is encoded by the coding sequence GTGGCGACCAGTTCGACTTTGTTGAAAGTGGTGGAAGACGTTATCAAGGCGCTGGACACAAACGTGGATGCGGCGGGGAACGCACTCGGAAAGTCTGAGAACCCCACGTTCGTCAAATCGTACACCGTTCGAGGGGGCGACTCGTCCTCTGTCGCCCAGACATTGAATAATATCATGCCGGGAATTGTGATCGGTGAAGATTCCCGTTCCGGCAAGGTTCACATTCTGGGGACCAAGGAAGAACACGCCGCCGTTGAACGTCACATTAAAGAGTTCTCGGGTGAAGCGAGTGGCTCGGTCGCGGTCATCAACTTGAAGAAACTCGATCCCGCCCAGGTCGCAAATTCGCTGCGGAACCTGTTTCTGAATGATGCCGCTCGCCCTCCTTCGATCGAGCACGATGCCAGCGGTCGACGAATCATGGTTCGCGGCACCGCAGACCAGTTGATGCAGGTCAAGGACCTGCTGCGCGGGATGGGAGAAACCCTGGATTTTGAAGAGGAAGAGGATTCCGCAAAAGGGGCCGATCGGGGGAACCTGCGACATCTGAATCTGCGAAATCATGATCCGGCTGAAATTCTGAACATGGTCCAGCGAAGCTGGGGGGCTGCGGGTCGGTCACCGATCCGCGTTGTCGTCCCTTCGCAACCAAGTCCCATTCGGGATCGCCGCGTCCCTGGGTCGCCTCCCTTCTTCCGGGATGAGGAAGCATTCGATCAGCCGATGCCACGCCGACCTCCACGGGATACGGGTCGCTCGACCGAGGCACCACCTCAGAAGCTGGTCCCGCAACATCCTCTAGAACGGTCTGAAGCAGTTCCAGGAAAGGCCCAGGAACCGGCTCCGCGTCAGCGAGTTCGTCCCGCCACAACGCAACTGATTCCACGACCGACGGCATCGCAGAATGAGGTGCGTGTCGTGCCTGCAGCGCAGGTGGTCCACAAAACGACGGCAACGCAAGTCGCTTCCGCCGACGAGGAAGAGGCGCCGATCGAGGACTCGACCACCGCGGCCCCCGATGAGGGGGACGGGGAGGACATGGCGCCGGCCGACGAGGAGGGCGAACCCGATTCGGATGTGCGTGGAAGGGGAAGAAGTCGTCGGCAGCCGCCGAACCCTCGCGACATTCGGGATCACCAATCCGAGTTCGGGGAACCGGATGAGCCGGTCGGAGTCACCGTTCTTGGTAATGAATTGATCCTGACGGGGCCAGACAGTCAGACGCTGGATGAATTGGAAGAATTGATCACCGCGCTGGTTGATGGTACGCCCGCACGGCCACGGTGGACGGTTTTCTATCTGAAGACAGCGGATGCCACGGAAACGGCGCAGATGATCGAGCGGTTGTTTCCGCAAAGTTCGGTCTCATCACCCGCCCCGACGAACGACTTCTTCGGCGGATTTGGGGGCGGGTTGTCTCGATTCGGTTCCGGCATGCTGAACGCGACGGGACTCGGCCAGACGCTGGGGGGATCACAGAATCTGCGGATCATCACCGACGTCCGGTCGAATGCTCTGTTTGTGACGGGACCACCCGATGTCATTCAGGATGTGGAATCGATGCTGGAATTACTCGACGCCAGCGAGCTTCCTCAATCTTTGCGGGACCGTTTGCCACGATCCATCCCGGTGGAATACGCCGACATCGACGAAGTGGCCGAGATGATCGAGAGCGTATTCAAGGACTCGATGACATCGGAACAGCCACAACAGCAGGGGGGGCCCGGTTTCAATCCGTTTATGGCGATGATGGGTGGCGGAAATCGGAATGCGACGGCCGGGCGCAAGCCTCAGGGGCCGGAGCTGTCACTGGGCGTGGATCGCCGGACCAGTCATCTGATCGTTTCCTGCAATGACAGCATGTTCCGCCGCGTCGAGGCTCTGGTTCAGGCGACTGACGAACGAGCCAAGGAAGCTAGAAGAACGGTCCGGGTCGTGCCGCTGAAGACGGCCGATCCGATGGTCGTGCAGTCGACGCTGACATCGCTCATGCCCAAGGTCAACGTGAGTGCCACCCGCACGCGCCCCACAAGTTCCGGAAACGGTGCACCACCCGCACCTGATGCCGACATGATGCGCCGCATGGGTTCGCAGGGGGGCGGAAGACAGTTTGGCGGACGACAATCTGGCGGAGGCAATCCATTCGGTGGGGGACCATTCCCCGGTGGCGGTCCTCAAGGGGGAGGCTTCCCCGGCGGCGGACCGGGTGGTGGATTCCAGGGGGGACGCGGCGGCGGCCCGGGTGGGTTCCAGGGTGGACGAGGTGGCGGCAACTTCGGCGGTGGAGGTGGGGGCAACTTCGGCGGTGGTGGCGGGAACACGGGCGGCCGTGGCCGGGGTCGCTGA